Genomic segment of Myxococcus stipitatus:
GGGCCTTCCACCAGCCGCGCGCGGTCCGCCATGCCGAAGCCGATGGCATCCAGCTCCGGTGCCTCCACCAGGGCCAGCTTCAGGTGTCCGTTGCTGCCCGCCGCCTTGGCCGGAAGCACGCGCGGGCGAGCCACCTGATGGCGCAGCACCAGCACCGGCTCCGGGTTGCCCTGGCCGAAGGGCCCCAGCCGCTGGAGCGCCTCCACCGCCGTCGCGTCCAACTCCCGCGCGCTCACCACCGCGTCCACGCGGCACCGCGGGATGAGGTCCTCGGGCGTGAGCCGCTGCCAGGCAATCTTCTCGAATGCCTCGCGCAGCGCGGGCAGCTTGTCCGCGTCGATGGTGAGTCCCGCCGCGTGCTTGTGGCCACCGAACTTCGTGAGCAGGGATGAGCACCCGTTGAGCGCGTCGAACAGGTGGAAGGCCTCGATGCTGCGCGCCGAGCCCTTCCCCACCCCGTCCTTCACGCCGACCATGACGGTGGGCCGGTGGTAGCGCTCCACCACGCGCGAGGCGACGATGCCAATGACGCCCGGGTGCCAGCCCTCGTCGAAGAGCACGAAGCCGCGCGCGTCCTTGCGCTCCTCCGCCTGGGCCAGCGCCTGCGTCAGGATGTGGCTCTCGATGCCCTGCCGCTCCGCGTTGGCCCGGTCCAACACCGAGGCCAGCGAGCGCGCCGACTCCAGCGTCTCCGAGCACAACAGCTGGAGGCCCAGCGACGCGTCATGCAGCCGGCCCGCGGCGTTGATGCGGGGCCCCAGGCGGAAGCCCACCTGGCCCGCGGTGATGGGCGTGTCCGGGTCCATGCCCGCCGCTTCCTTCAGCGCGCGCACGCCCGGACGGCGCGCGGCCGTGAGCTCCTGGAGCCCATGCGTCACCAGGATGCGGTTGGCGCCCGTGAGCGGCACCACGTCCGCCACGGTGGCCAGGGCCACCAGATCCATCAGCGCCCGGAGGTTGGGCTCCTTGCGCGTGGCGAAGTAACCCTCGTCACGCAGCCGCTTGCGCAGGCCCATGCAAAGGTTGAAGGCCACGCCCGCCGCGCAGAGTGCCTTCGTCGGGTACTCGCAGCCAGGCTGGTGCGGGTTGAGCACCGCCACCGCCGGAGGCAACGTGGGAGGCACCGTGTGGTGGTCCACCACCACCACGTCCAACCCCAGCTCCTTCGCGCGGGTGATCTCCGCCACGGAGGTGATGCCGCAGTCCAGCGTCACCAGCACCCGCGTCCCATCCCCGGCGATGCGCTCCACCGCGCCCAGGTTGAGGCCATAGCCCTCATCCAGCCGGTGGGGGATGTACGTCGAGGGCGAGCCGCCCAGCTCCCGCAGGAACAGGCACAGGAGCGACGTGGAGCACACACCGTCCACGTCGTAGTCCCCGTACAGCGTCACCTTCTCGCGCCGGTGCAGCGCGCGCACCAGCCGGTCCACGCCCGCCGCCATTCCTTTCATCCGGAACGGGTCCGGCAGGTCCGCCAGCCGGTCCGACAGGAACGCCGACGCTGACTCGGGCGTCCGGTAACCGCGATGCAAGAGCACCCGCGCCGCCAACGGATGGAGTGACAACTCCCCCGCCAGCGACCCCACCTCCTCCTCGACCACGTCTGGAAGCAACCACCGCACGCGCGAGCTCCCCTCCTCGGCGCACGGAACCCCTCCGTGGCCGGGACGAAATCTTGACACGGCAGACAGTACCTCAGACGTCTGACGAGGAAAGTCCAACCTTGGGCACGACATTTCCCTTCCTGCTCGGACGTTCAGGCGTGCGCTCGCCCAGCTGTCTGCCCGTGGGGAGCGCGGCGGCCGCGCGATGCACAGCCTGTCTGCACACAACCTGACAGGGAGGACTCATGACATCCACGAGCATCCAAGCAAGCGTCTGCGCGCTCGCGCTCATCGCCGCCAGTCCAGCGTTGGCGAACGATGCGACGGAAGACAAGCGCGGAGATGTGAACGTGTTCCTCAAGGGGGGCCTGGGTGATTACACGGGCGACCTGGGAGATCTCACCGACACGGGCCCCGCGTGGGGACTCACACTCAATGTCCAGCCCACCACATTCCTGGGGTTCGAGGTCGGCTACGAGGGCTCCCGCAACGGCCTCGACGACATCCGGCTCCTGGGGGATGGCCCCGCCATCGTCCGGCAAGGAGGCAGCGCCCTGGTGAAGCTCTCCCCGCCGCTCTTCACGGGAGTCCGCCCCTTCGTTGGCGCGGGCTTCGGGCTCACCTACGTG
This window contains:
- the recJ gene encoding single-stranded-DNA-specific exonuclease RecJ, whose amino-acid sequence is MRWLLPDVVEEEVGSLAGELSLHPLAARVLLHRGYRTPESASAFLSDRLADLPDPFRMKGMAAGVDRLVRALHRREKVTLYGDYDVDGVCSTSLLCLFLRELGGSPSTYIPHRLDEGYGLNLGAVERIAGDGTRVLVTLDCGITSVAEITRAKELGLDVVVVDHHTVPPTLPPAVAVLNPHQPGCEYPTKALCAAGVAFNLCMGLRKRLRDEGYFATRKEPNLRALMDLVALATVADVVPLTGANRILVTHGLQELTAARRPGVRALKEAAGMDPDTPITAGQVGFRLGPRINAAGRLHDASLGLQLLCSETLESARSLASVLDRANAERQGIESHILTQALAQAEERKDARGFVLFDEGWHPGVIGIVASRVVERYHRPTVMVGVKDGVGKGSARSIEAFHLFDALNGCSSLLTKFGGHKHAAGLTIDADKLPALREAFEKIAWQRLTPEDLIPRCRVDAVVSARELDATAVEALQRLGPFGQGNPEPVLVLRHQVARPRVLPAKAAGSNGHLKLALVEAPELDAIGFGMADRARLVEGPVDLAFQAGFDTFRGQRKLSLRLKDVRVAA
- a CDS encoding outer membrane beta-barrel protein — its product is MTSTSIQASVCALALIAASPALANDATEDKRGDVNVFLKGGLGDYTGDLGDLTDTGPAWGLTLNVQPTTFLGFEVGYEGSRNGLDDIRLLGDGPAIVRQGGSALVKLSPPLFTGVRPFVGAGFGLTYVDVRGTGIGGLYDSDTQEELPVAAGLEFNSGALTAGLRATWRLLLDDDFARGAMNGEDVKGGLLDGSVTLGARF